In one window of Limnohabitans sp. MORI2 DNA:
- a CDS encoding SDR family NAD(P)-dependent oxidoreductase: MNIQGQAALVTGGGSGLGEATARELGRLGAKVAVLDLNLDNAQRVAKDIGGVAVSCNVSDPESMAQAIETAAAAHGPARILMQIAGIGTAKRVVGKDGNAAPLEDFMKVVNVNLVGTYNAARLFAAAAAKLDPLEDGERGVMVWTASVAAFDGQVGQQAYSASKAGVAGMTLPMARDLAQHGIRVCTIAPGLFATPLMKTLPEPVQQSLAASIPFPSRLGKPEEFAQLASHIVSNTHLNGEVIRLDGALRMAPR; the protein is encoded by the coding sequence CAAGCAGCATTGGTCACCGGCGGCGGCTCCGGCCTCGGTGAAGCCACCGCACGTGAACTAGGCCGTTTGGGCGCCAAAGTCGCGGTGCTCGACCTCAACTTAGACAACGCACAACGCGTGGCCAAAGACATCGGTGGCGTGGCTGTGTCGTGCAACGTGTCAGACCCCGAGAGCATGGCCCAAGCCATCGAAACCGCAGCGGCCGCACACGGCCCTGCGCGCATCTTGATGCAAATTGCGGGCATTGGTACCGCCAAGCGCGTGGTCGGCAAAGACGGCAACGCCGCCCCTCTGGAAGACTTCATGAAAGTGGTGAATGTCAACTTGGTGGGCACCTACAACGCAGCCCGTTTGTTTGCCGCCGCAGCCGCCAAGCTCGACCCACTCGAAGACGGTGAACGCGGCGTGATGGTGTGGACTGCATCTGTCGCCGCCTTTGATGGCCAAGTGGGCCAACAAGCCTACAGTGCCTCCAAAGCAGGCGTGGCTGGCATGACCCTGCCCATGGCCCGCGACTTGGCCCAACACGGCATTCGCGTGTGCACCATCGCACCCGGCTTGTTTGCTACGCCACTCATGAAAACATTGCCAGAACCTGTGCAGCAGTCACTCGCGGCGAGCATCCCCTTCCCTTCTCGTTTGGGCAAGCCCGAAGAGTTTGCGCAACTGGCCTCACACATCGTGAGCAACACACATCTGAATGGCGAGGTCATCCGTTTGGATGGCGCCTTGCGCATGGCCCCACGCTGA
- a CDS encoding branched-chain amino acid ABC transporter permease — translation MDFSIASILMLDGATNGAVYALLGLATVLVFTVTRVIFIPQGEFVAYGALTMAMLQAGKVPGTVWLLMMLAVLAALMECWSRWHHDRNLMHGIKSGVVMAIPPLLIACFTLWAAPQNFPMPVQALLSIAVVATFGPLVYRIAYQSLESATPLVLLIVSVGVHFAMTGLGLLFFGAEGFRNPSFLTESWSVGPLNITGQVVIIFTTALLLIAALWVFFERTLFGKALRATAVNRTGARLMGISTHAAGQFTFLLAAGIGAVSGLLIGPTTTVFYDSGFLIGLKGFVAAVVAGLSSYPGAMVGALFVGVVESFGSFWASAFKEVIVFTMILPILLWRSLSSGHSDEEH, via the coding sequence ATGGACTTTTCTATCGCCAGCATTCTGATGCTGGACGGTGCCACCAACGGCGCGGTGTATGCCCTCTTAGGGCTTGCCACGGTTTTGGTCTTCACCGTCACACGCGTCATCTTTATTCCCCAAGGCGAGTTTGTGGCTTATGGTGCGTTGACCATGGCCATGCTGCAAGCAGGCAAAGTGCCGGGCACCGTGTGGTTGCTCATGATGCTGGCTGTGCTCGCTGCACTGATGGAATGCTGGAGCCGATGGCACCATGACCGCAATTTGATGCATGGCATCAAGTCTGGCGTGGTCATGGCCATTCCCCCTTTGTTGATTGCGTGCTTCACCCTGTGGGCCGCGCCTCAAAATTTCCCCATGCCCGTGCAAGCGCTTTTGAGCATTGCCGTGGTCGCGACCTTTGGCCCACTGGTGTATCGCATTGCCTACCAGTCGCTTGAATCAGCCACGCCTTTGGTCTTGCTCATCGTTTCGGTGGGTGTGCATTTCGCCATGACAGGCTTAGGCTTGTTGTTCTTCGGTGCTGAGGGTTTTCGCAACCCCAGCTTCTTGACCGAAAGCTGGAGCGTCGGCCCCCTGAACATCACCGGCCAAGTGGTCATCATCTTCACCACGGCTTTGTTGCTCATTGCGGCACTGTGGGTGTTTTTTGAACGCACTTTGTTTGGCAAGGCTTTGCGTGCCACAGCGGTCAACCGCACAGGTGCTCGCTTGATGGGCATTTCCACCCACGCCGCAGGTCAGTTCACCTTCTTGCTGGCTGCGGGCATTGGTGCCGTGTCGGGCTTGTTGATTGGCCCGACCACCACTGTGTTTTATGACTCTGGTTTCTTGATCGGTCTCAAAGGCTTTGTGGCCGCCGTAGTGGCCGGTTTGTCGAGCTACCCCGGCGCCATGGTGGGCGCATTGTTTGTGGGGGTGGTCGAATCGTTTGGCTCGTTCTGGGCAAGCGCTTTCAAAGAGGTGATTGTGTTCACCATGATCTTGCCCATCTTGCTGTGGCGTTCGCTCAGCAGTGGTCATTCTGACGAGGAGCATTGA
- a CDS encoding ABC transporter ATP-binding protein codes for MTTPLLDIRDLHAGYGKAEVLHGIDLHADKGQVITVIGPNGAGKTTLLNTLMGLLPTRGQMFYRGEDISDFTLEERVMMGIALVPEKRELFSTMTVEDNLELGGFRQMRMGNLQWRQRMDDVYDIFPRLKERRLQQAGTLSGGERQMLAVGRAMMSRPDVLMLDEPSLGLAPLIVKEIFTIIETLRKTGVTIVLVEQNARAALAVADYGYVLEMGEVSLHGVASELAQDSRVIDTYLGAARKD; via the coding sequence ATGACAACGCCTCTTCTCGACATCCGAGACCTCCATGCAGGCTACGGCAAAGCCGAAGTGCTGCACGGCATCGACCTGCACGCCGACAAAGGCCAAGTGATCACCGTCATTGGCCCCAACGGCGCAGGCAAAACCACCCTACTCAACACCCTCATGGGCTTGCTGCCCACGCGTGGCCAAATGTTTTACCGTGGCGAAGACATCAGCGACTTCACCCTCGAAGAACGCGTGATGATGGGCATTGCCTTGGTGCCTGAAAAGCGCGAGTTGTTCAGCACGATGACGGTGGAAGACAACTTGGAGCTGGGCGGCTTTCGCCAAATGCGCATGGGCAACCTGCAATGGCGTCAGCGCATGGACGATGTGTATGACATCTTCCCCCGCCTCAAAGAACGCCGCTTGCAACAAGCGGGCACACTCTCGGGTGGCGAGCGTCAAATGTTGGCCGTGGGTCGCGCCATGATGTCGCGCCCTGATGTGCTCATGCTGGACGAGCCCAGCCTCGGCTTGGCGCCACTCATCGTCAAAGAAATTTTCACCATCATCGAAACCCTGCGCAAAACTGGCGTGACCATTGTGTTGGTCGAACAAAACGCACGCGCCGCATTGGCCGTGGCCGACTACGGCTACGTACTGGAAATGGGCGAAGTCAGCTTGCACGGCGTAGCCTCTGAGCTGGCCCAAGACAGCCGCGTGATTGACACCTACCTTGGCGCAGCACGCAAGGATTAA
- a CDS encoding acyl-CoA thioesterase codes for MSKTVVYEVEIMFGDCDPAGIVFFPNYSKWMDASSLNFFVKCGVPTWRELVKTTGIIGTPLLEINTKFMRPATYGERIQVHTSIHEWREKVVIQKHVVMRGDTVLCEGFETRAFCIKHPEDPDRIKAIPVPADIKALCS; via the coding sequence ATGAGCAAAACCGTTGTTTACGAAGTTGAAATCATGTTCGGTGACTGCGACCCCGCAGGCATCGTGTTCTTCCCCAACTACTCCAAGTGGATGGATGCCTCGTCCTTGAACTTCTTCGTCAAGTGTGGCGTGCCCACTTGGCGCGAGTTGGTCAAGACCACCGGCATCATTGGCACGCCGCTCTTGGAGATCAACACCAAATTCATGCGTCCTGCCACCTACGGCGAGCGCATTCAGGTGCACACCAGCATCCATGAGTGGCGCGAAAAAGTCGTCATTCAAAAACACGTCGTCATGCGTGGCGACACGGTGTTGTGCGAAGGCTTTGAAACCCGCGCGTTTTGCATCAAGCACCCAGAAGATCCAGACCGCATCAAAGCGATTCCCGTTCCCGCAGACATCAAAGCCTTGTGCTCTTGA
- a CDS encoding ABC transporter substrate-binding protein: MNFKKTLVTLAATVACSAALADINIGVSLALTGPGSGLGIPMQNQLKLFPKTIGGEKVNLIVLDDATDPGKGSANARRFVTEDKVDVIFGSCITAVAAAMTDIASEAGTVQVAGSPVGVPAGKDKWLFRLPQSNTVMGHAVVEHMKKQGVRTIGFLGYTDAYGEQWLKEITPQLDKAGIKIVATERFARTDTSVTPQALKINAANPDAVLIVASGSGAAMPQLGMVERGYKGKIYQTHAAATQDLMRVGGKAVEGTFVVSGPAVIAEQLPDSHPSKKVSMDFVNKFEAANGPKSRNQFAGHAYDFQVTMEKVLPVALKKAKPGTPEFRAAIRDAIEGMGRTVFAHGVMNWTKDDHWGYTMETGVMLKVVDGQFAVER, translated from the coding sequence ATGAACTTCAAGAAGACCCTTGTGACTTTGGCCGCCACTGTCGCATGCTCTGCCGCTTTGGCCGACATCAACATCGGCGTGAGCTTGGCGCTCACAGGCCCCGGCTCTGGCTTGGGCATTCCCATGCAAAACCAGCTCAAGCTGTTCCCCAAAACCATTGGCGGTGAAAAAGTCAACCTCATCGTGTTGGACGACGCCACCGATCCAGGCAAAGGCTCTGCCAACGCCCGCCGCTTTGTGACCGAAGACAAAGTGGATGTGATCTTTGGCTCGTGTATCACCGCCGTGGCTGCTGCCATGACCGACATCGCCTCTGAAGCTGGCACCGTGCAAGTGGCTGGCTCACCTGTGGGCGTGCCCGCTGGCAAAGACAAGTGGTTGTTCCGCTTGCCCCAATCCAACACTGTGATGGGCCACGCTGTGGTCGAGCACATGAAAAAGCAAGGTGTGAGAACCATTGGTTTCTTGGGCTACACCGACGCCTATGGCGAGCAATGGCTCAAAGAAATCACACCTCAATTGGACAAAGCGGGCATCAAAATCGTCGCCACTGAGCGCTTTGCACGCACCGACACCAGCGTGACCCCCCAAGCCTTGAAGATCAACGCCGCCAACCCTGACGCCGTGTTGATCGTGGCTTCTGGCTCTGGCGCTGCCATGCCTCAACTCGGCATGGTCGAGCGCGGCTACAAAGGCAAGATTTACCAAACGCACGCTGCTGCCACACAAGACTTGATGCGCGTCGGCGGCAAGGCTGTGGAAGGCACCTTCGTGGTCTCTGGCCCCGCTGTGATTGCCGAGCAATTGCCTGACAGCCACCCCTCCAAAAAAGTGTCGATGGACTTCGTCAACAAGTTCGAAGCAGCCAACGGTCCTAAGTCGCGCAACCAGTTTGCTGGCCACGCTTACGACTTCCAAGTGACCATGGAAAAAGTGTTGCCTGTGGCCCTGAAAAAAGCCAAGCCCGGCACACCTGAGTTCCGCGCTGCCATTCGTGATGCCATTGAAGGCATGGGCCGCACCGTGTTTGCACACGGCGTGATGAACTGGACCAAAGACGACCACTGGGGCTACACCATGGAAACCGGTGTGATGCTCAAAGTGGTGGATGGCCAATTCGCGGTTGAACGTTAA
- a CDS encoding acyl-CoA dehydrogenase family protein, producing the protein MADYQPRLDDVQFVLHNVLHAPERIAALAPYGEVDADLMNQILEESGKFIAEQIAPLNPVGDHVGAQWKDGNVTMPPGFKDAYQAFWQAGWASLCTATDDGGQGLPAVLESVLYEWLSAANHGWTMAPGLLHGAYECIKHHASDELKAQYLSKVGTGEWLATMCLTEPHAGSDLGLASTKAVPQPDGAYLISGTKIFISGGEHDLTDNIVHLVLARLPDAPAGPKGLSLFLVPKFYADGTRSAVHCERIEEKMGIHGSPTCVMRFDEARAWLVGDIGRGLNAMFVMMNAARLHVALQGVGLLDAALQKADAYAHERRQMRAPRVAGEKGSAPADLIIEHPAMRRILDTQRAWVDGSRVLAYETGLALDEAKHHPDAAQREAAQRWCALITPILKASCTDQGFHGASECLQVFGGHGYVSEWGIEQNVRDARIAMIYEGTNEIQAIDLLMRKVVSDGGAAMTAMLDALSSGLSASKAHEAQVLQLFDQLKATTHTCLQAAQQPDGQVRLSWIAGDYLRMATLALLAWSWTRIEAAEGSQAPRWQTPAAALRAWVLPEFGMRSGIIEAQLKA; encoded by the coding sequence ATGGCCGACTACCAACCCCGTTTAGACGATGTTCAGTTTGTGCTGCACAACGTGCTGCACGCGCCAGAACGCATTGCAGCCCTCGCCCCCTACGGCGAAGTGGACGCCGACTTGATGAACCAAATTTTGGAAGAAAGCGGCAAGTTCATTGCTGAACAAATTGCACCGCTCAACCCTGTGGGCGACCATGTGGGCGCGCAATGGAAAGACGGCAACGTGACCATGCCCCCCGGCTTCAAGGACGCGTACCAAGCGTTTTGGCAAGCGGGCTGGGCGTCGCTGTGTACCGCCACCGATGACGGTGGCCAAGGCTTGCCTGCGGTGTTGGAGAGCGTGCTGTACGAATGGCTGTCTGCCGCCAACCACGGCTGGACCATGGCCCCCGGTTTGTTGCACGGCGCGTATGAGTGCATCAAGCACCACGCCAGTGACGAACTCAAAGCGCAGTACCTCAGCAAAGTGGGCACCGGCGAATGGCTGGCCACCATGTGCTTGACCGAGCCACATGCAGGCAGCGACTTAGGCTTGGCATCGACCAAAGCCGTGCCGCAACCCGATGGCGCGTATTTGATTTCGGGCACCAAAATTTTCATCAGCGGTGGCGAACACGACCTGACCGACAACATCGTTCACTTGGTGCTGGCCCGCTTGCCCGATGCACCGGCTGGCCCCAAAGGTTTGTCGCTGTTCCTCGTGCCCAAGTTTTATGCCGATGGCACACGCAGTGCCGTGCACTGCGAACGCATTGAAGAAAAAATGGGCATCCACGGCAGCCCCACTTGCGTCATGCGCTTTGACGAAGCACGCGCTTGGTTGGTGGGCGACATTGGCCGTGGCTTGAACGCTATGTTTGTGATGATGAACGCCGCCCGCTTGCACGTCGCCTTGCAAGGCGTGGGTTTGCTCGATGCCGCTTTGCAAAAGGCCGATGCGTATGCGCATGAGCGCCGCCAAATGCGCGCCCCACGCGTTGCGGGCGAAAAAGGCTCGGCCCCCGCCGACCTCATCATCGAACACCCCGCCATGCGCCGCATCTTGGACACGCAACGTGCGTGGGTCGATGGCTCACGCGTGTTGGCCTACGAAACCGGCTTGGCTCTGGACGAAGCCAAACACCACCCCGACGCTGCACAGCGCGAAGCCGCGCAGCGTTGGTGCGCGCTCATCACCCCCATCCTCAAAGCGTCGTGCACCGACCAAGGCTTTCATGGCGCGAGCGAGTGCCTGCAAGTCTTTGGCGGCCACGGCTATGTGAGCGAATGGGGCATCGAGCAAAACGTGCGCGACGCACGCATCGCCATGATTTACGAAGGCACCAATGAAATTCAAGCCATCGACTTGCTCATGCGCAAAGTGGTGAGCGACGGTGGTGCTGCCATGACCGCCATGCTCGACGCACTGAGCAGCGGCTTGTCTGCGAGCAAGGCTCACGAAGCCCAAGTGTTGCAACTCTTTGACCAACTCAAGGCCACCACGCACACCTGCTTGCAAGCGGCACAACAGCCAGACGGCCAAGTACGCTTGAGCTGGATTGCGGGCGACTACTTGCGCATGGCCACACTGGCCCTGTTGGCTTGGAGCTGGACACGCATTGAAGCTGCAGAAGGTAGCCAAGCACCGCGTTGGCAAACCCCTGCGGCCGCGCTGCGTGCGTGGGTGCTGCCTGAGTTTGGCATGCGCTCTGGCATCATTGAGGCCCAGCTCAAAGCCTGA
- a CDS encoding branched-chain amino acid ABC transporter ATP-binding protein/permease, whose protein sequence is MRRWLLLFAAVPLVAALPVPDFWIFQLNYIGLYAMTCMGLVLLTGVSGLTSFGQAAFVGIGAYTTAWMTLNLGWSPWLTLWVGLGLTFVSALVVGVITLRMSGHYLPLATIAWGLSLYYLMGNMDALGKYDGLLGLQSLNVFGFDIGQGRPFFVLTWLILFASAMCMTQLLDSRAGRAIRSLKNGTQMAEAMGINTFRYKVTAFVMAALLASVAGWLLAHFQRTVNPSAFGLKMGIEYLFMAVVGGVGYIWGAIVGAGLIKLMDDYLQVLLPKLIGTSGSYEVIVFGVLLVLVLKYLPDGIWSLVARYMPRRDREVNWANAGHLPETHKPQRGELLLDVQDIRKQFGGLVAVNDIRFQINAGQIVGLIGPNGAGKSTTFNLITGVLPLTSGAVKFRGETISGLPSREILRSGMARTFQHVKMIPDMTVLENVAIGGYSRGHTGVLSGMLGTNHEEEKRLFKLAQQQLERVGIGHTMHETAGNLAMGQQRLMEIARALCADPALLLLDEPAAGLRHKEKQALADVLRQLQSEGVSILLVEHDMDLVMQVCDKLVVMEFGTLLLEGTPKEIQESPVVRAAYLGTEH, encoded by the coding sequence ATGCGCCGCTGGCTACTTTTATTCGCGGCAGTGCCTTTGGTGGCTGCTTTGCCTGTTCCTGATTTTTGGATTTTCCAACTCAACTACATTGGCCTGTATGCCATGACTTGCATGGGTTTGGTGTTGCTCACTGGGGTGTCGGGCTTGACGTCGTTTGGTCAAGCCGCGTTTGTCGGCATTGGTGCCTACACCACCGCTTGGATGACGCTCAACCTCGGTTGGTCGCCTTGGCTCACTTTGTGGGTGGGCTTGGGCCTCACGTTTGTGAGTGCACTCGTGGTGGGCGTCATCACGCTGCGCATGTCGGGTCACTACCTGCCATTGGCCACCATTGCGTGGGGGCTGTCGCTGTACTACCTCATGGGCAATATGGATGCCTTGGGCAAGTACGACGGTTTGCTCGGCTTACAAAGCCTCAATGTGTTTGGCTTTGACATTGGCCAAGGCCGCCCCTTCTTTGTGTTGACGTGGCTCATTCTTTTTGCCTCGGCGATGTGCATGACGCAACTGCTCGACTCGCGTGCAGGCCGCGCCATTCGCTCACTCAAGAACGGCACACAAATGGCCGAAGCCATGGGCATCAACACCTTCCGCTACAAAGTCACCGCCTTCGTCATGGCGGCATTATTGGCTTCGGTGGCGGGCTGGTTGTTGGCGCACTTTCAGCGCACGGTCAACCCATCGGCCTTTGGCCTCAAGATGGGCATTGAATATTTGTTCATGGCCGTGGTCGGGGGTGTGGGCTACATCTGGGGCGCCATCGTCGGCGCGGGCCTCATCAAGCTGATGGACGACTACTTGCAAGTGCTGTTGCCCAAACTCATTGGCACCAGCGGCAGCTACGAAGTGATTGTGTTTGGTGTGTTGTTGGTGCTCGTACTCAAGTACTTGCCCGATGGCATTTGGTCTTTGGTGGCGCGCTATATGCCTCGCCGTGACCGTGAGGTGAACTGGGCCAATGCCGGCCACTTGCCTGAAACACACAAGCCCCAACGCGGTGAGCTGTTGCTCGACGTGCAAGACATTCGCAAACAGTTTGGTGGCTTGGTGGCGGTCAACGACATTCGCTTCCAAATCAATGCAGGTCAAATCGTCGGCCTCATTGGTCCGAACGGTGCGGGCAAGTCAACCACATTCAACCTCATCACCGGCGTGTTACCTCTCACATCCGGCGCAGTGAAGTTCCGTGGCGAAACCATCAGCGGTTTGCCTTCGCGTGAAATTTTGCGCAGCGGCATGGCACGCACCTTCCAGCACGTGAAGATGATCCCCGACATGACCGTGCTGGAGAACGTGGCGATTGGTGGCTACAGCCGTGGTCACACCGGCGTGCTCTCGGGCATGTTGGGCACCAACCACGAAGAAGAAAAACGCCTCTTCAAATTGGCACAACAACAACTCGAGCGCGTGGGCATTGGTCACACGATGCACGAGACCGCAGGCAACTTGGCCATGGGCCAACAACGCCTGATGGAAATTGCGCGTGCCTTGTGTGCCGACCCTGCCCTGCTGCTGCTTGACGAGCCTGCAGCCGGTTTGCGCCACAAAGAAAAACAAGCCTTGGCCGATGTGCTCCGTCAGCTGCAAAGCGAAGGCGTGAGCATCTTGCTGGTGGAACACGACATGGACTTGGTGATGCAAGTCTGTGACAAATTGGTGGTGATGGAATTCGGCACGTTGTTGCTCGAAGGCACGCCCAAAGAAATTCAAGAAAGCCCCGTGGTGCGCGCCGCCTACTTGGGCACCGAACACTAA